A stretch of the Euleptes europaea isolate rEulEur1 chromosome 14, rEulEur1.hap1, whole genome shotgun sequence genome encodes the following:
- the LOC130487068 gene encoding histone H2AX isoform X2, translating to MSGRGKVGGSPGRAKAQSRSSRAGLHFPILELAGNAARDHRKARIVPRHVQLAVRNDEELGRLLGRVTIAQGGVLPHIPAALLPRKAAAAAKKLPDQASQEY from the exons ATGTCCGGGCGCGGGAAGGTCGGCGGGTCGCCGGGGCGCGCCAAGGCGCAGTCGCGCTCGTCGCGGGCCGGCCTGCACTTCCCG ATCCTGGAGCTGGCCGGCAACGCGGCGCGCGACCACCGCAAGGCGCGCATCGTGCCCCGCCACGTCCAGCTGGCCGTGCGCAACGACGAGGAGCTGGGCCGCCTGCTGGGCCGCGTCACCATCGCGCAGGGCGGCGTCCTGCCCCACATCCCCGCCGCCCTCCTGCCGCGcaaggccgccgccgccgccaagaAGCTGCCGGACCAGGCGTCGCAGGAGTActag
- the DPAGT1 gene encoding UDP-N-acetylglucosamine--dolichyl-phosphate N-acetylglucosaminephosphotransferase, which yields MWPLPAVPLLINLLGSLVGLVATVTLIPAFREHFVAARLCGLDLNKASRQPVPESQGVISGAVFLIILFCFIPVPFLGCFVEEQCKAFPHHEFVALIGSLLAICCMIFLGFADDVLNLRWRHKLLLPTMASLPLLMVYFTNFGNTTIVVPKPFRVLLGMHLDLGILYYVYMGMLAVFCTNAINILAGINGLEAGQSLVIAASIITFNIIELNGDYRDDHTFSLYFMIPFFFTTLGLLYHNWYPSRVFVGDTFCYFAGMTFAVVGILGHFSKTMLLFFIPQVLNFLYSLPQLFHVIPCPRHRVPRFNRETGKLEMSYSRFKPKSLSPLGASILKVSEHLRIVNVHKGVDKDGEYVECSNMTLINLVIKLIGPTPERTLTILLLLIQVAGSIVAFSIRYQLVRLFYDI from the exons atgtgGCCCCTGCCGGCCGTGCCGCTGCTGATCAACCTGCTGGGCTCGCTGGTGGGCCTGGTGGCGACGGTGACGCTCATCCCCGCCTTCAGGGAGCACTTCGTGGCCGCCCGGCTGTGCGGCCTCGACCTCAACAAGGCCTCCCGGCAGCCCGT CCCGGAATCCCAAGGGGTCATCAGCGGCGCAGTGTTCCTGATCATTCTCTTCTGCTTCATCCCGGTGCCCTTCCTGGGCTGCTTTGTGGAAGAGCAGTGCAAGGCCTTCCCGCACCATGAG TTCGTGGCACTCATCGGTTCTCTCCTGGCCATCTGCTGCATGATCTTCTTGGGCTTTGCGGACGATGTGCTCAACTTGCGCTGGCGACACAAGCTCCTCCTGCCCACCATGGCCTCCTTGCCCCTGCTCATGGTCTACTTCACCAATTTTGGGAATACCACCATCGTGGTGCCCAAGCCATTCCGGGTGTTGCTGGGCATGCACCTAGACCTGG GCATCCTGTATTACGTGTACATGGGCATGCTGGCCGTATTCTGCACCAATGCCATCAACATTCTTGCTGGGATAAACGGACTGGAGGCCGGGCAGTCGCTGGTGATCGCTGCATCCATCATCACTTTCAACATCATAGAATTAAACG GGGACTACAGAGAtgaccacactttctctctctacTTTATGATTCCCTTTTTCTTTACCACATTGGGGCTGCTATATCACAACTG GTACCCGTCCCGGGTGTTTGTGGGGGACACCTTCTGTTATTTTGCTGGCATGACCTTCGCTGTGGTGGGCATCCTCGGGCATTTCAGCAAGACCATGCTGCTCTTCTTCATCCCACAAGTGCTGAACTTCCTCTACTCCCTGCCTCAGCTCTTCCACGTCATCCCCTGCCCACGCCACCGGGTGCCCAG ATTCAACCGGGAGACAGGCAAGCTAGAGATGAGCTACTCCAGATTCAAGCCCAAGAGTCTCTCTCCCTTGGGAGCCTCCATCCTCAAG GTGTCTGAGCATCTCCGCATTGTCAATGTACATAAGGGTGTGGACAAAGACGGCGAATATGTGGAGTGCAGTAACATGACTCTCATTAACTTGGTGATAAAGCTGATCGGACCAACCCCTGAGAGAACCCTGACTATTTTGCTGCTGCTGATCCAG GTTGCCGGGAGCATCGTTGCTTTTTCTATCCGCTACCAGCTGGTGCGGCTCTTTTACGACATCTGA
- the LOC130487068 gene encoding late histone H2A.2.2 isoform X1, with product MSGRGKVGGSPGRAKAQSRSSRAGLHFPVGRVHRLLRRGRYAERVGAGAPVYLAAVLEYLTAEILELAGNAARDHRKARIVPRHVQLAVRNDEELGRLLGRVTIAQGGVLPHIPAALLPRKAAAAAKKLPDQASQEY from the coding sequence ATGTCCGGGCGCGGGAAGGTCGGCGGGTCGCCGGGGCGCGCCAAGGCGCAGTCGCGCTCGTCGCGGGCCGGCCTGCACTTCCCGGTGGGGCGCGTGCACCGGCTGCTGCGGCGCGGCCGCTACGCGGAGCGGGTGGGGGCCGGCGCGCCCGTCTACCTGGCGGCGGTGCTGGAGTACCTGACCGCCGAGATCCTGGAGCTGGCCGGCAACGCGGCGCGCGACCACCGCAAGGCGCGCATCGTGCCCCGCCACGTCCAGCTGGCCGTGCGCAACGACGAGGAGCTGGGCCGCCTGCTGGGCCGCGTCACCATCGCGCAGGGCGGCGTCCTGCCCCACATCCCCGCCGCCCTCCTGCCGCGcaaggccgccgccgccgccaagaAGCTGCCGGACCAGGCGTCGCAGGAGTActag
- the C2CD2L gene encoding phospholipid transfer protein C2CD2L, with protein MEPEAARSVGWTALVLLFAASLLTVSAWLLQLARGLWRARARGGRRPRGAAAGAGLWTALLRLGWARHAAAAAAPETAGARGLLAALFAFRAFRENWRRAWLRALNQQARRHGSSIQITFEDSPQLPRVNIGHVSCADQTDHSMVLHCHLLADAVQFPVSVTQQSPAAVSMDTYYVTLAVLQAQLVIRLEEVEEEGLLVSWAFRDRPDLTLTVAPKFQLHEDNDGKVDLSTIKDLIEDSVISTQPAMMVNLEACVAGGKTSCNKRTQGSSSGTAATPARRLLLQHLRALRLDCQEAQGGGQLCCVAELDSPRQRKRTKAVPANSSNPAGQVEWADKLLLELGPGSKELTLSVFGSSSTGHDTLVGFATVPLDSPSQELHGQQQYLLHPGAGKRLPPAAALMVELLYQESPELQLASALRTSITPTKKIEMDRTIMPDGTIVTTVTTVQSRPKMDCKLDSPSRSPSKVEVTEKVTTMLPEDSCPSSASPTSSRSSHLSNGLDPVAETAIRQLTEATNRPLKKTPTKRSTLIISGVSKVPIAQDEMALSLGYAASLEATLHEDAIMAGMLDHTQSTAEQDAAYSAHRASQELDETTRSDISDRPSVEDVESETGSTGALETRSLKDHKVNFLRSGTKLIFRRKNKQKEAGLSQSHDDLPNASANFAPRKKSGSFSRRLIKRFSFKTKPKANGGTLATDKH; from the exons ATGGAGCCCGAGGCGGCGCGGAGCGTGGGCTGGACGGCGCTGGTGCTGCTCTTCGCCGCCTCGCTGCTGACCGTCTCGGCCTGGCTGCTGCAGCTGGCGCGGGGCTTGTGGCGGGCCAGGGcccgcggggggcggcggcccaggggggcggcggcgggcgcGGGGCTCTGGACGGCGCTGCTGCGCCTGGGCTGGGCCCggcacgccgccgccgccgccgcccccgagACGGCCGGGGCCCGGGGCTTGCTGGCCGCGCTCTTCGCCTTCCGAGCCTTCCGCGAGAACTGGCGGCGAGCCTGGCTGCGCGCCCTCAACCAGCAGGCCCGACGGCACGGg AGCTCCATCCAGATTACCTTTGAGGACAGCCCTCAACTTCCCAGGGTCAACATCGGCCACGTGAGCTGTGCTGACCAGACGGACCACAGCATG GTGTTACATTGCCACCTTTTGGCAGATGCTGTTCAGTTCCCTGTTTCAGTCACTCAGCAGTCGCCGGCTGCTGTTTCTATGGACACCTATTACGTCACTTTGGCTGTGCTGCAGGCCCAG CTGGTGATCCGtctggaggaggtggaggaggaaggcCTGCTGGTGTCCTGGGCCTTCAGGGACAGACCAGACTTGACCCTGACCGTCGCACCAAAGTTTCAGCTACATGAA GACAACGATGGGAAGGTAGACCTGTCCACCATCAAGGATTTGATCGAGGACTCAGTCATCAGTACTCAGCCGGCCATGATGGTCAATCTGGAAGCCTGCGTCGCCGGTGGGAAG ACGTCCTGCAATAAGCGCACTCAGGGGTCCTCATCTGGCACAGCAGCGACCCCCGCGCGCAGGCTGCTACTTCAGCATCTGCGGGCCCTGCGCTTGGACTGCCAGGAGGCTCAAG GAGGCGGGCAGCTGTGCTGTGTGGCGGAGCTGGACAGCCCTCGGCAGCGGAAGCGGACCAAAGCGGTGCCGGCCAACAGCTCCAACCCCGCGGGCCAAGTGGAGTGGGCTGACAAACTCCTCCT GGAGCTCGGTCCGGGGAGCAAAGAGCTCACGCTGAGTGTGTTTGGGAGCAGCAGCACTGGCCATG ACACACTCGTGGGGTTTGCCACGGTCCCACTGGATTCCCCCTCCCAAGAGCTGCATGGGCAGCAACAGTACCTGCTGCACCCTGGGGCTGGCAAGAGGCTGCCCCCTGCAGCGGCCCTGATGGTTGAG CTGCTCTACCAGGAGTCGCCAGAGCTTCAGCTGGCGTCTGCGCTGCGCACCAGCATCACGCCCACCAAAAAGATTGAGATGGACCGCACCATCATGCCTGACGGCACCATCGTCACCACGGTCACCACCGTCCAGTCCAGGCCCAAGATGGACTGCAAACTTG ATTCCCCCTCGAGGTCCCCATCAAAGGTGGAGGTGACGGAGAAGGTGACCACCATGCTTCCAGAGGACAGCTGCCCAAGCAGCGCCTCGCCCACCAGTAGCA GAAGCAGCCACCTTTCGAACGGCTTGGACCCTGTCGCCGAAACAGCAATCAGGCAGCTGACAGAAGCCACCAACCGACCGCTCAAGAAGACGCCGACCAAGCGCAGCACATTGATCATCTCGGGGGTCTCCAAGGTACCTA TTGCCCAAGATGAAATGGCGCTCTCCCTTGGCTATGCGGCATCGCTGGAGGCCACGCTCCATGAAGATGCCATCATGGCTGGCATGCTGGACCACACGCAGAGCACCGCGGAGCAGGATGCCGCCTACTCAGCCCACAGGGCCAGTCAGGAGCTGGATGAGACCACCCGCTCTGACATCTCTGACAGACCCTCGGTGGAGGATGTGGAATCGGAGACTGGGTCCACGGGGGCTCTGGAGACCAGAAGCCTGAAAGACCACAAag TGAATTTTCTGCGGAGTGGCACCAAACTCATTTTCCGAAGGAAGAACAAACAGAAGGAAGCAGGCCTCAGCCAGTCCCACGATGACTTGCCAAACGCCAGTGCGAATTTCGCCCCCAGGAAAAAATCCGGCAGCTTCTCCCGGCGACTCATCAAGCGCTTTTCCTTCAAGACCAAGCCGAAGGCCAACGGTGGCACTTTGGCAACAGACAAGCACTGA